A part of Chrysiogenia bacterium genomic DNA contains:
- a CDS encoding PD-(D/E)XK nuclease family protein yields MSSNSSSQNGRVIVCGGPRATQQRLLADLRAALQDVRENPALLKTPVLVVVRSRALRDHVATLIAEKLGPAVLGISVQTLQATAADILRNARESLALEDGLGSVLARRYAAQEKVLREVLEDFEDGYGVAAAAMRDFMSAGLGTDSKNLDEVVAAIVRAPGRAKDKARAEAVARASHQSALEMDRLGIGRQEDRVARAARLLEEQGASVLPARAVFIHGYSDATGKATRLLRALLGACDARLYLDEPPNPVSVKPDERVDAFTRRLRGRLKDVATFEASKAVPARSGIETFNASGGDAEIREVARRVRALLAGGARPERIGVVARQIRDYFPAIRREFADLGVPFGGEQLPQAFTSQGRKALALTRLLEDGMSASLDTWLQAGARIKQPELLVLGLRSLGVVRLSQLVELSLEEVGAGKGLALPIREGFVAPGDDGNVPLRARRFWLSADFLKRAQALARALGEMLKKWPGAATLETHGAHATALLTKQLDWKDDARDIDTPGVLVRLSRLPGQGEELTREEFQDLLRKQLENEGVVPIAGSDSKGGGVRIIDANRAAGLTFEHLFVVGLNAGVFPRTITEDPIVEDSIRSSLLEVLPDLPIKRRGYDEESHLFAQLLDAAPAVTLSWQRSDSEGHAREISPLLERLLVERADIEEPRKVPRLQSLALSGEWAGGENRPRTAQENLRLAALIGTREQWAALLPLALESRDDNLAAEAASARQAILEEKDPHPFTPEGRRRLAGPGPWSGFVAPMSDKSDPRAGALFITWLEAIASCPWRAFLRNVLRVEPAPDPAGAPGLEQRLIGDVVHRVLDQIVRGHGELPEDFVQAIEQGAREIARPQWQHVHELAAGAAREQALRNALTLPGMHRTLAERSLPYIRRALEIDWPSEESRVSVVGSELRIDTFVEDHRGERRTISFFADRVDLREGRLVLTDYKTGRPISEGKRADTRQRHLHKAVAEGRRLQVAAYARAPHEGGATGRYLFIDERIDASFAEASLDGEDPLVSEGFPKLAQLLLECWDEGVFFPRVETAAGATPTACEYCEFASACVQGERFEHDRLRNAAQAGLGEDATALSRLANLWWLGSVPDAESGEEEA; encoded by the coding sequence ATGTCGAGCAATTCATCCAGTCAAAACGGCCGCGTCATCGTTTGCGGCGGCCCGCGCGCGACGCAGCAGCGTCTGCTTGCCGACCTGCGCGCGGCATTGCAGGACGTGCGTGAGAATCCCGCGCTACTGAAGACGCCGGTGCTGGTGGTCGTGCGCTCGCGGGCGTTGCGCGACCACGTCGCGACCTTGATTGCCGAAAAGCTTGGACCCGCCGTCCTGGGAATTTCCGTGCAGACCCTGCAGGCCACTGCGGCCGATATCTTGCGAAACGCACGCGAGTCACTGGCACTCGAGGACGGACTGGGCTCGGTGCTGGCACGGCGTTACGCGGCGCAGGAGAAAGTTCTGCGCGAGGTGCTCGAAGATTTCGAGGACGGTTACGGGGTCGCCGCCGCTGCAATGCGCGACTTCATGAGTGCGGGGCTCGGGACCGACAGCAAGAATCTGGATGAAGTGGTTGCTGCCATCGTCCGCGCACCCGGCCGGGCAAAGGACAAGGCCCGCGCGGAGGCCGTTGCGCGCGCCAGTCACCAGAGCGCGCTGGAAATGGACCGGCTGGGTATCGGCCGGCAGGAAGACCGCGTCGCGCGCGCCGCCCGTCTGCTCGAAGAGCAGGGCGCGAGCGTGCTGCCGGCCCGCGCGGTCTTCATCCACGGTTATTCAGATGCCACCGGAAAGGCGACGCGGCTTTTGCGCGCGCTACTTGGTGCGTGCGACGCGCGCCTGTATCTCGACGAGCCGCCCAACCCGGTGAGCGTCAAACCCGACGAGCGTGTCGACGCATTCACGCGGCGCCTGCGCGGCCGGCTCAAGGATGTCGCGACCTTCGAAGCAAGCAAGGCGGTGCCGGCACGCTCGGGTATCGAAACATTCAATGCCTCGGGTGGTGATGCCGAGATCCGCGAGGTGGCACGTCGCGTGCGGGCCCTGCTCGCGGGGGGCGCACGCCCCGAGCGCATCGGCGTCGTGGCGCGTCAGATTCGCGATTACTTCCCGGCGATTCGCAGGGAGTTTGCCGACCTGGGCGTCCCCTTCGGCGGTGAGCAGTTGCCCCAAGCTTTCACTTCGCAGGGTCGCAAGGCGTTGGCGCTCACTCGGCTTCTCGAAGACGGGATGAGTGCTTCGCTCGATACCTGGTTGCAGGCCGGTGCGCGGATCAAGCAGCCCGAGCTGCTCGTGCTCGGTCTGCGCAGTCTCGGCGTGGTGCGGCTCTCCCAGCTCGTGGAACTCAGTCTCGAAGAAGTGGGCGCGGGCAAAGGACTGGCGCTTCCGATTCGTGAGGGCTTCGTTGCGCCCGGCGATGACGGGAATGTGCCGCTACGCGCCCGCCGGTTCTGGCTGAGCGCGGATTTTCTGAAGCGGGCGCAGGCCTTGGCGCGGGCCCTGGGCGAAATGCTGAAGAAATGGCCCGGGGCAGCCACGCTCGAAACGCATGGCGCGCATGCAACAGCGCTGCTCACGAAGCAGCTCGACTGGAAGGACGATGCGCGCGACATCGACACGCCCGGCGTGCTGGTGCGACTCTCGCGCCTTCCCGGTCAGGGTGAAGAACTCACGCGCGAGGAATTCCAGGACCTTCTTCGCAAACAATTGGAGAACGAAGGCGTTGTTCCAATTGCCGGAAGTGACAGTAAAGGCGGCGGCGTGCGCATCATCGATGCCAACCGCGCAGCGGGCCTCACTTTCGAGCACCTGTTCGTCGTGGGTCTTAACGCCGGGGTTTTTCCGCGCACCATCACCGAAGATCCCATCGTCGAGGACAGCATCCGAAGTTCCCTGCTGGAAGTGCTCCCCGACCTGCCCATCAAGCGGCGCGGCTATGACGAGGAGTCGCATCTGTTCGCACAGCTTCTGGACGCCGCGCCCGCGGTGACGCTCTCCTGGCAGCGCTCCGACAGTGAAGGACACGCGCGGGAGATCTCGCCGCTGCTTGAGCGACTGCTGGTTGAGCGCGCTGACATCGAAGAGCCTCGAAAAGTGCCGCGCCTGCAGTCGCTCGCGCTCTCGGGCGAGTGGGCAGGCGGCGAAAATCGCCCGCGCACCGCGCAGGAAAATCTGCGGCTGGCCGCGCTGATCGGTACGCGCGAGCAATGGGCCGCACTGCTTCCGCTTGCGCTGGAGTCGAGAGATGACAATCTCGCGGCTGAAGCCGCATCGGCACGTCAGGCAATTCTCGAAGAGAAGGATCCGCATCCCTTCACGCCCGAAGGACGACGACGCCTTGCTGGACCCGGGCCCTGGTCGGGCTTTGTCGCACCGATGAGCGACAAGAGTGATCCGCGGGCCGGAGCGCTGTTTATTACGTGGCTTGAAGCCATCGCGAGCTGCCCCTGGCGCGCATTTTTGCGCAACGTGCTGCGAGTTGAGCCCGCGCCCGACCCGGCGGGGGCGCCGGGCCTGGAGCAGCGCCTCATCGGCGATGTCGTGCACCGGGTGCTCGACCAGATTGTCCGTGGCCATGGCGAGCTTCCAGAGGACTTCGTGCAGGCGATCGAACAGGGCGCGCGGGAGATCGCGCGACCACAATGGCAGCATGTGCACGAACTGGCCGCCGGTGCCGCGCGCGAGCAGGCGCTTCGTAACGCACTCACGCTGCCGGGAATGCACAGGACGCTTGCCGAGCGCTCGCTCCCCTACATTCGCCGCGCGCTGGAGATTGACTGGCCCAGCGAGGAATCGCGGGTCTCGGTCGTGGGCTCGGAGCTGCGCATCGATACTTTCGTTGAAGATCACCGCGGCGAGCGACGGACCATTTCGTTCTTTGCCGACCGCGTGGACCTGCGCGAAGGGCGCCTCGTGCTCACAGACTACAAGACCGGGCGCCCGATTTCCGAAGGCAAGCGCGCCGATACGCGCCAACGGCACCTGCACAAAGCGGTTGCCGAGGGCCGCCGCCTGCAGGTGGCGGCCTACGCGCGCGCGCCCCACGAGGGCGGCGCCACCGGTCGCTATCTCTTTATCGATGAGCGCATCGATGCGAGCTTTGCAGAAGCGAGTCTCGATGGTGAGGATCCGCTGGTCAGCGAAGGCTTTCCAAAACTCGCGCAGCTTCTTCTCGAATGCTGGGACGAGGGCGTTTTCTTTCCGCGGGTCGAAACCGCGGCGGGGGCAACACCGACGGCGTGCGAATATTGCGAGTTTGCTTCGGCCTGCGTGCAGGGCGAGCGCTTCGAGCACGACCGGCTGCGAAACGCGGCGCAGGCAGGCCTTGGCGAAGATGCGACCGCGCTCTCCCGGCTCGCAAACCTGTGGTGGCTCGGCAGCGTGCCCGACGCCGAATCCGGGGAGGAGGAAGCGTGA
- a CDS encoding diguanylate cyclase codes for MEDPFTGEEPLSSLWHSQSPQPLQIEDYRAYLTALLYASWINFALAVLVRIFYSGSEIWPADSNLTLAYDLFCVLFFLTSAPVTYITRDTRWLNRYPRKRLRRFRGLLGFVLVRDAFFFLLILAASSPTQSPLALGVPLMLIGAWLFFPGNGGKTYAIAFLVPYLALVGMEITGTLPTGQPFRDLMDVSGPAKLPGLAVLAVVIGTILVLGRAARERLDSVGALLHRPPTRDPVTTFFDAGYLSRRLEEELERARIETDPVTLLYGELSNLWQIKERFGDAEGERALVEFGDAVWKTIRRDEDVAVRLSGSLFAVLLVGASSEESHKVAERLIENTDAITAGDSEGESLDLRIGFATTTMAATAHGPALVEAARHALSRARQSGTQRIEYSLLKDLNREQAL; via the coding sequence ATGGAAGATCCGTTCACCGGGGAAGAGCCGCTGAGTTCCCTGTGGCATTCGCAGTCGCCACAGCCACTTCAGATTGAAGACTATCGGGCCTATCTGACAGCCCTTCTCTACGCGAGCTGGATCAACTTCGCGTTGGCCGTGCTCGTGCGAATTTTTTATTCGGGCTCCGAAATCTGGCCCGCCGATTCGAACCTGACGCTGGCCTACGATCTCTTCTGCGTGCTCTTTTTCCTGACCAGCGCGCCGGTCACCTACATCACCCGCGATACCCGCTGGCTCAACCGCTATCCCAGAAAACGACTTCGTCGCTTCCGCGGACTTCTGGGATTCGTCCTTGTTCGCGATGCCTTCTTCTTCCTGCTGATTCTCGCGGCGAGCAGCCCCACGCAGAGCCCCCTGGCCCTTGGCGTGCCGCTGATGCTCATTGGCGCGTGGCTGTTCTTCCCCGGAAACGGCGGCAAGACCTACGCCATCGCCTTCCTGGTTCCGTATCTTGCGCTTGTAGGGATGGAGATAACCGGCACCCTCCCCACCGGACAGCCCTTTCGGGATCTGATGGACGTGAGCGGTCCGGCAAAATTGCCGGGCCTTGCCGTGCTCGCTGTCGTGATCGGCACCATTCTGGTTCTGGGCCGCGCCGCGCGCGAGCGTCTCGACAGTGTGGGCGCCCTGCTCCATCGCCCCCCGACGCGCGATCCGGTAACAACTTTCTTCGACGCGGGCTATCTCTCGCGCCGCCTGGAAGAGGAACTCGAGCGCGCGCGCATCGAGACCGACCCGGTTACGCTGCTCTATGGGGAGCTCTCCAACCTCTGGCAAATCAAGGAACGCTTCGGCGATGCCGAGGGTGAACGCGCCCTCGTGGAATTCGGTGATGCGGTCTGGAAAACCATCCGCCGTGACGAGGACGTGGCCGTTCGCCTGAGCGGCTCGCTGTTCGCGGTGTTGTTGGTAGGTGCCAGTAGCGAGGAATCCCACAAGGTAGCCGAGCGACTCATCGAAAACACCGACGCCATCACCGCCGGCGATTCAGAAGGCGAGAGCCTCGATCTGCGCATCGGCTTTGCCACCACAACGATGGCGGCAACTGCCCATGGCCCGGCGCTGGTGGAAGCGGCGCGCCACGCCCTCTCCCGCGCACGCCAGTCAGGCACGCAAAGAATCGAATACTCGCTGTTGAAGGATCTCAATCGCGAACAGGCACTCTAG
- a CDS encoding trypsin-like peptidase domain-containing protein, translating to MPRRPVFLALLLLILSMPVRAGATEPTNPADPRITPVVRAVEKISPAVVNIRTLQEIRDNPFEIFGLHRFFAAPTMPQRREVRSLGTGVLIDPVGYVLTNAHVILGGNQVLVALADGTEIEAEVIGADQRRDLAVLRLPDNRKYPAVPLGDSRDVRIGETVIAIGNPFGLSHTVTTGVLSAVGRVVQAEGNSFENFLQTDAAINPGNSGGPLANVLGQVIGINTAIDGRAQGIGFAIPINDARRVLDDLIRYGQVQEPWVGFQVQELDLTLAQAFGAEEKGLLVTFVSKASPAAHAGLQIEDVLLDFDGHPMRSYGDFRARMKNLTVNDKVQLTILRDRQLMRLSLTTTALPSSEVEELLWKRIGIRTVSNDEKLRRRYKLVPEIGAVIAEVARRSIAGQIGLQPGDVIVRVDSRKTADQEGFLEALRNSLNHETLLLAVVRGRYQYLVTIPLE from the coding sequence ATGCCCCGACGTCCTGTCTTTCTGGCGCTTCTTCTACTGATCCTGAGCATGCCGGTCCGTGCGGGCGCGACAGAGCCCACGAACCCCGCCGACCCGCGCATTACTCCGGTGGTCCGCGCGGTAGAGAAAATTTCCCCGGCAGTGGTGAATATTCGCACCCTTCAGGAAATTCGGGACAACCCCTTCGAGATCTTCGGCCTGCATCGATTCTTCGCGGCTCCGACCATGCCGCAGCGGCGCGAAGTGCGCTCGCTGGGCACGGGCGTGCTGATCGACCCGGTGGGGTATGTGCTCACCAACGCTCACGTGATTCTGGGCGGAAACCAGGTGCTGGTGGCTCTTGCCGACGGCACGGAGATCGAGGCCGAGGTGATCGGCGCCGACCAACGCCGCGACCTGGCGGTGCTTCGCCTTCCCGACAACCGCAAATACCCGGCCGTGCCGCTGGGGGATTCGCGCGATGTGCGCATCGGCGAGACGGTCATCGCCATTGGCAATCCCTTCGGGCTCTCCCACACGGTAACGACCGGCGTGCTCTCGGCCGTGGGGCGCGTCGTCCAGGCGGAGGGGAACTCGTTCGAGAACTTCCTGCAGACCGATGCGGCCATCAACCCCGGCAACTCCGGCGGCCCGCTGGCCAATGTGCTGGGGCAGGTAATCGGAATCAACACGGCCATCGACGGCAGGGCGCAGGGAATCGGTTTCGCCATTCCCATCAACGACGCCCGCCGGGTGCTCGACGACCTCATCCGGTACGGACAGGTGCAGGAACCCTGGGTGGGTTTCCAGGTTCAGGAACTCGATCTCACGCTGGCACAGGCTTTCGGCGCAGAGGAAAAGGGCCTGCTCGTGACCTTTGTTTCGAAGGCAAGCCCGGCGGCGCACGCAGGTCTTCAGATCGAGGACGTCCTGCTCGATTTCGATGGCCACCCCATGCGGAGCTACGGGGATTTTCGTGCGCGGATGAAAAATCTCACCGTCAATGACAAAGTGCAGCTCACGATCCTGCGCGACCGCCAGCTCATGCGGCTGAGTTTGACCACCACTGCGCTGCCCTCGTCCGAGGTCGAAGAGCTGCTCTGGAAGCGCATCGGCATCCGCACGGTCTCGAACGATGAGAAACTGCGGCGACGCTACAAGCTCGTGCCGGAGATCGGGGCTGTCATCGCCGAAGTCGCGCGCCGCTCCATTGCCGGACAAATCGGCCTGCAACCCGGCGACGTCATCGTGCGGGTGGACTCGCGCAAGACCGCCGATCAGGAAGGCTTTCTGGAGGCCCTTCGCAACTCTCTGAATCACGAGACCCTGCTGCTGGCCGTGGTGCGCGGGCGTTACCAGTATCTGGTCACCATTCCACTGGAATAG